The Panicum hallii strain FIL2 chromosome 9, PHallii_v3.1, whole genome shotgun sequence genome has a window encoding:
- the LOC112877988 gene encoding GTP-binding protein At3g49725, chloroplastic, protein MLRAAISRLGARLRLHHDPRAHHQSPASPHLRALSTRRGKRSSPTASPADYDDEGPLRGLFVLSRDPESPPRLLVVQPRLRPGSLLDSKLAEALNLANSLEEPRDGFYDREFGAKGAPPHLVVQNPASRGRSHADTYFGPGTVDNVKCYLRASESEEDVDAVFVNAILSGIQQRNLEVAWGKPVLDRVGLIIEIFNAHAETKEAKLQSELAALMYMKTRLVRVRGPGGRLTFGPSGEAEVVSARGRGSGGRGSMSGAGETELQLQRRRIQERRVSLLAQIEDVRRTRAIQRSSRKRHGGSFGQELVTVAVVGYTNAGKSTLVSALSETDLYSDDRLFATVDPRLRSVILPSGRKALLSDTVGFISDLPIQLVEAFHATLEEVVEADMLVHVLDASAPDREEHRSTVLQVLQQIGVSQEKINSMIEVWNKIDLVDENAASDGVEDEIFLTEGEEEDILSEDDVPSEQSSLDSLDDGADSEFLPEENFEDSNDEVSSEESSEMKAVNPELSSKECFGELRVPDTNGCALTQQMPTCQVKTSAVTGIGLQELLTLIDTKLTEQQNVVQRSYGPFDRKWRPPCTMDDEKAAEQ, encoded by the exons ATGCTCCGCGCCGCCATCTCACGCCTCGgcgcgcgcctccgcctccaccacgACCCCCGAGCCCACCACCAGTCCCCAGCCTCTCCTCACCTCCGCGCTCTCTCCACCCGCCGCGGCAAGCGGTCCTCCCCCACCGCGTCGCCCGCGGACTACGACGACGAGGGCCCCCTACGCGGCCTCTTCGTGCTCTCCCGCGATCCCGAGAGCCCGCCGCGGCTGCTGGTGGTGCAGCCGCGCCTCCGGCCCGGGAGCCTGCTCGACTCCAAGCTCGCCGAGGCGCTCAACCTCGCCAACTCCCTCGAGGAGCCCCGCGACGGCTTCTACGACCGGGAGTTCGGCGCCAAGGGTGCGCCGCCGCACCTCGTCGTCCAGAATCCCGCTTCCCGCGGCCGCTCACACGCAG ATACATATTTCGGACCTGGAACTGTGGATAATGTCAAGTGCTACCTGAGGGCATCGGAGTCAGAG GAAGATGTGGATGCAGTTTTTGTTAATGCAATTCTCTCTGGAATCCAACAGAGAAACTTGGAG GTTGCGTGGGGAAAGCCAGTTTTGGACCGTGTTGGGCTTATAATTGAAATATTCAATGCTCATGCCGAAACAAAGGAAGCAAAGTTACAG TCAGAGTTGGCAGCTCTCATGTACATGAAGACTAGGCTTGTCCGTGTACGTGGGCCAGGTGGACGATTAACTTTTGGTCCAAGTGGGGAAGCTGAGGTTGTCAGTGCAAGAGG GAGAGGAAGTGGGGGGCGGGGCTCCATGAGTGGTGCTGGTGAAACAGAACTTCAACTACAACGGAGGAG AATCCAAGAACGGCGTGTGAGCTTGTTAGCTCAAATTGAAGATGTACGCCGTACTAGAGCAATACAACGTTCAAGTCGGAAAAGGCACGGTGGCTCATTTGGTCAAGAGCTTGTAACTGTTGCAGTTGTTGGATATACAAATGCA GGGAAATCTACGCTAGTGAGTGCACTTTCTGAAACTGATCTGTACAGTGATGATAG GCTGTTTGCAACAGTAGATCCCCGGTTACGAAGTGTGATTCTTCCATCAGG GAGAAAAGCACTTCTTAGTGATACCGTTGGCTTCATCTCAGATTTACCAATACAG CTAGTGGAAGCATTTCATGCCACCCTGGAAGAAGTGGTTGAAGCAGACATGTTAGTG CATGTGTTGGATGCAAGTGCACCTGATCGTGAGGAGCACCGATCTACTGTATTGCAAGTACTGCAGCAGATAGGTGTTTCACAGGAGAAGATCAACAGTATGATTGAAGTTTGGAACAAG ATTGATCTTGTGGATGAGAATGCTGCATCTGATGGGGTCGAAGATGAGATATTCCTGACTGAAGGTGAAGAGGAGGACATATTATCTGAAGATGATGTTCCATCAGAACAATCATCTTTGGATTCCTTAGACGATGGAGCAGATTCAGAATTTTTACCAGAAGAAAATTTCGAAGATAGCAATGATGAAGTATCATCTGAAGAGTCATCTGAGATGAAAGCAGTAAACCCAGAGTTATCATCGAAAGAATGTTTTGGAGAGCTTCGTGTCCCAGATACAAATGGATGTGCTTTGACACAACAAATGCCCACTTGTCAAGTGAAAACTTCTGCTGTGACAGGGATAGGATTGCAAGAGTTGTTGACATTGATAGATACGAAATTGACTGAACAACAAAATGTTGTGCAAAGAAGCTATGGGCCTTTCGATAGAAAATGGAGACCACCTTGCACTATGGATGACGAAAAGGCTGCAGAACAATAG
- the LOC112876317 gene encoding ABC transporter F family member 4-like: MADPPPVLTLLVQKGPCKGATRRGRAGSALRVGRVPKGNDLAVRDAGASQSHLSVEFLAPPAARWAVTDLESSNGTLLNGAPLVPTVPAPLSDGDLIKIGESTVLSVSISADEGPQPPPAATRRSARSAAAVAEEQGPAVTRRAGRKKAAAAEAPEAEKEEAAVPTRRGGRKKATEPPDSEKEVKEEAAVPTRRGGRKKAAEPPEVETEEEEEEVAVPRRGRLRKAAATAALPPQPQSTRSTRAAARRGDAVGSGNDEGKVEGTGRGAGRVTRASARKATHAVPEEDEEEGEVPVSRDQVGNPPRATGPKGGEDKDTVKTRHGASNTSEEVPAAGRGRGGRRKATRANTRKADDAIIEEDAQKEQEESDVADGRECRGSPRWVMSANDGGEEDRMPTGDDKLDRTSKASMEDEKMVDVEEDAPLAPKGQTGRAIEGRVNAQHATTNNDGMEERVGKDSSRGGENEVDRELRERMLPESKLDGVVEEEETDKRSIGGTGEEGLVEERTGISSLENMTLGEWFVRIEKYLLAKNEEAAEKAIAEVREKHRRFCEHLKTLEKSSDPS, translated from the coding sequence ATGGCGGATCCGCCGCCTGTGCTCACGCTCCTGGTGCAGAAGGGCCCCTGCAAGGGGGCGACCCGGCGGGGCCGCGCCGGCTCGGCGCTCCGTGTCGGCCGCGTCCCCAAGGGCAACGACCTCGCCGTGCGCGACGCGGGCGCGTCGCAGAGCCACCTCTCCGTCGAGTTCCTCGCGCCGCCCGCGGCACGGTGGGCCGTCACCGACCTCGAGTCCTCCAACGGCACCCTCCTCAACGGGGCGCCCCTCGTGCCCACCGTCCCCGCCCCGCTCTCCGACGGGGACCTCATCAAGATTGGGGAGAGCACCGTGCTGTCCGTCTCCATCTCGGCCGATGAGGGCCCGCAACCACCCCCCGCGGCGACTAGGCGGTCCGCGCGCAGCgcagcggcggtggcggaggaaCAGGGTCCCGCGGTTACGCGCAGGGCCGGACGGAAGAAGGCTGCTGCGGCGGAGGCTCCCGAAGCAGAGAAGGAAGAAGCTGCAGTTCCGACGCGACGCGGCGGGCGGAAGAAGGCCACGGAGCCACCCGATTCAGAGAAGGAAGTGAAGGAGGAAGCTGCAGTTCCGACGCGCCGAGGTGGGCGGAAGAAGGCCGCGGAGCCCCCTGAAGTGGAGacggaagaggaagaggaggaagtgGCAGTGCCGCGCCGTGGCCGGCTGAGGAAGGCTGCAGCGACGGCCGCCCTTCCGCCACAGCCGCAAAGTACGAGGTCAACGAGAGCTGCTGCTAGGAGAGGTGATGCGGTGGGGAGTGGAAACGATGAGGGGAAGGTGGAGGGGACCGGACGGGGGGCAGGACGGGTTACAAGGGCAAGTGCAAGGAAGGCCACGCATGCTGTTCCTGAGGAGGACGAAGAGGAGGGAGAGGTGCCTGTGAGCAGAGATCAGGTAGGGAATCCTCCAAGGGCGACAGGCCCCAAGGGTGGTGAAGACAAGGATACCGTAAAAACCAGACATGGAGCTTCAAATACATCAGAGGAGGTGCCGGCGGCTGGGAGAGGCAGAGGAGGCCGAAGAAAGGCTACAAGGGCAAACACAAGGAAGGCTGATGATGCAATTATTGAGGAGGACGCTCAAAAGGAGCAAGAGGAAAGTGATGTTGCTGATGGCAGAGAATGCAGGGGCAGTCCACGGTGGGTGATGTCAGCGAATGATGGTGGTGAGGAGGATAGGATGCCAACTGGGGACGACAAGTTGGATAGAACCTCAAAGGCATCCATGGAGGATGAGAAGATGGTGGATGTGGAGGAGGATGCGCCATTGGCTCCGAAAGGGCAGACAGGGAGGGCAATAGAGGGGAGGGTCAATGCTCAGCATGCTACAACCAACAATGATGGCATGGAGGAAAGGGTGGGGAAGGATTCtagcaggggaggggaaaatGAAGTTGATCGCGAGTTGAGGGAAAGAATGCTGCCGGAATCAAAGCTGGATGGTGTTgtagaagaggaagagactgacAAGAGGTCTATTGGTGGCACTGGGGAGGAAGGGCTTGTGGAGGAGCGGACTGGGATAAGCAGCTTAGAGAATATGACATTGGGGGAGTGGTTTGTTCGGATCGAGAAATACCTTCTAGCAAAGAACGAGGAGGCTGCTGAAAAGGCAATAGCTGAAGTGCGAGAGAAACATCGGCGTTTTTGCGAGCATCTTAAAACGCTCGAGAAGAGTTCTGATCCTTCTTGA
- the LOC112876434 gene encoding uncharacterized protein LOC112876434: MAPQQQEDKSDRPGGGGAPREQERRPSKAWGILIFGVIGATTATFAITQVRRSVDWFYTQLNKMQTTSSWRYTSNSSSRGSFSEEAKKRYYQRMQQEYEEEQERVQRIRHMQSVFNRERNKFRRDYESWRENGPPGGYNYIPRDDWYWQTDTSHSEHKTRRTYTPAGPRVYPMSHHYAVLGLDRSRAIPYTDAEVKTAFRTKAMEVHPDQNQDDREAAEEKFKEVVKSYEAIKLERKNGVN; this comes from the exons ATGGCcccgcagcagcaggaggataAATCAGAccgccccggcggcggcggcgcgccgagGGAGCAGGAGCGGCGGCCGTCCAAGGCATGGGGAATCCTCATTTTCGGCGTCATCGGCGCCACCACCGCTACTTTTGCG ATTACTCAAGTTCGCAGAAGTGTGGACTGGTTCTACACTCAG CTAAATAAAATGCAGACGACATCATCTTGGAGGTATACAAGTAATAGCTCAAGTCGTGGGAGTTTCAGTGAGGAAGCTAAGAAAAGATATTATCAGCGTATGCAGCAGGAATATGAGGAGGAACAAGAGAGAGTT CAAAGAATAAGGCACATGCAAAGTGTTTTCAACAGAGAGAGGAATAAATTTAGGAGAGATTACGAAAGTTGGAGGGAGAATGGCCCACCTGGTGGCTACAACTATATTCCTCGGGACGATTGGTATTGGCAGACTGATACTTCTCACTCGGAACATAAAACTAGACGGACTTATACGCCGGCAGGACCTAGGGTTTATCCTATGTCACATCATTATGCAGTTCTTGGTCTTGACAG ATCACGAGCAATACCATATACTGATGCAGAAGTAAAG ACTGCTTTTAGAACAAAAGCAATGGAGGTTCATCCTGATCAAAATCAAGATGACAGAG AGGCTGCAGAAGAGAAGTTCAAGGAGGTTGTCAAGTCTTATGAAGCAATTAAACTGGAGAGGAAAAACGGAGTAAATTGA
- the LOC112872943 gene encoding pentatricopeptide repeat-containing protein At3g49730-like, giving the protein MRMRRLLSVPFRRGLSAAATADPSLASSAEHAYRLLRRHHSDPQRLAAALSASGLDPSSPHLLDAVLRRCGAASSLALHFFHWCSPSLPSPLPSSLALLAKSISRSSSSAPSPSLLAPLPSQLLGPSLLCPVLRRLPQPRLLPFALSLLSARPDHDHPALFLSLLESLSKAGHVATAEQLVEELQPRIPLSLRHYTALLYGWCRQGKLDEAKHVLARMKAADVALDVVAFNTLLAGFVADGRFEDAFELAREMERRGCPPNAVSYTTLMQGLGARGRVDEAMRVFVEMRRKGCAPDALTYGTLVSAFCKTGKISQGYEFLDAMSREGLRVDAAVYHGFFTAHEKKEQLEECLELMERMRECRCPPDLKIYNVVIRLACKLGETKQAIALWNEMENGGLSPGVDTFAIMVSGLVGHGALIEACSYFKDMAGRGLFVAPQYGVLKDLLNALVRDEKLELAKDVWECIVSKGCELNVSAWTIWIHALYAKKHVKEACLYCLDMLEAGLMPQPDTFAKLMKGLKKLYNRQIAAEITEKVRKMAEERHVSFKMYKRRGVRDLEEKPKAKRRRGQKKNRHRQSGHGQSSSNAELLDASDKEEFSG; this is encoded by the coding sequence ATGCGGATGCGGCGCCTCCTCTCCGTTCCCTTTCGCCGCggtctctccgccgccgccaccgccgatcCCAGCCTGGCCTCCTCTGCGGAACACGCgtaccgcctcctccgccgccaccactcCGACCCGCAGAGGCTCGCAGCCGCGCTGTCCGCCTCGGGCCTCGACCCCTCCTCGCCACACCTCCTCGACGCCGTCCTCCGCCGCTgcggcgccgcctcctccctcgcTCTGCACTTcttccactggtgctccccgtCGCTGCCCTCGCCGCTCCCGTCCTCCCTCGCGCTCCTCGCCAAGTCCATctcccgctcctcctcctccgcgccgtccccctccctcctcgcgCCGCTCCCCTCCCAGCTCCTcggcccctccctcctctgccctgtcctccgccgcctcccgcaACCGCGCCTCCTGCCGTTCGCGCTCTCGCTACTCTCCGCCCGCCCCGACCACGATCACCccgccctcttcctctccctcctcgaGTCCCTCTCCAAGGCCGGCCACGTCGCCACCGCCGAGCAGCTTGTCGAGGAGCTCCAGCCCCGGATTCCACTTTCGCTCCGCCACTACACGGCTCTGCTTTACGGGTGGTGCCGCCAGGGCAAGCTCGACGAGGCTAAGCACGTGCTGGCTCGCATGAAGGCTGCGGATGTCGCCCTCGACGTCGTGGCCTTCAACACTCTGCTCGCCGGCTTCGTAGCGGACGGGAGGTTCGAGGACGCGTTCGAGCTCGCGCGGGAGATGGAGCGGCGTGGCTGCCCGCCGAATGCGGTGTCGTACACCACCCTGATGCAGGGGCTGGGCGCGAGGGGGAGGGTCGATGAGGCCATGCGGGTGTTTGTGGAAATGCGGAGGAAGGGATGCGCGCCGGATGCCCTCACATACGGCACACTGGTTAGTGCGTTTTGCAAGACTGGCAAGATATCCCAGGGGTACGAGTTCTTGGACGCCATGTCAAGGGAAGGCCTGCGGGTGGATGCTGCCGTGTACCATGGGTTCTTTACAGCGCATGAGAAGAAGGAACAGCTCGAGGAGTGCTTGGAACTGATGGAGAGGATGAGGGAGTGCCGGTGTCCGCCAGACCTCAAGATATACAATGTGGTGATTCGGTTGGCCTGCAAGCTTGGGGAGACCAAGCAGGCCATTGCATTGTGGAATGAGATGGAAAATGGTGGTCTCAGTCCTGGGGTCGATACATTTGCTATCATGGTCAGTGGGCTTGTTGGGCACGGGGCACTGATTGAGGCGTGTAGTTATTTTAAGGACATGGCTGGGCGGGGGCTCTTCGTTGCACCACAATATGGAGTGCTGAAGGACCTCCTCAATGCGCTGGTCAGAGATGAGAAACTTGAGCTTGCAAAGGATGTTTGGGAATGTATTGTTAGCAAAGGCTGTGAGCTCAACGTGAGTGCATGGACCATCTGGATCCATGCATTGTACGCTAAGAAACATGTCAAGGAGGCCTGCTTGTATTGCTTAGACATGCTTGAGGCAGGCCTGATGCCACAGCCTGACACATTTGCGAAGCTGATGAAGGGATTGAAGAAGCTCTACAACCGTCAGATTGCAGCTGAAATCACTGAGAAGGTGAGGAAGATGGCTGAGGAGAGACATGTTAGCTTTAAGATGTATAAGAGACGTGGGGTGAGGGATCTTGAAGAGAAACCTAAAGCAAAGAGAAGGAGAGGGCAGAAAAAGAATCGCCATAGGCAGTCTGGTCATGGTCAGTCTAGTAGTAATGCTGAGCTTTTGGATGCTTCCGATAAAGAAGAATTTTCTGGCTAA